The following are from one region of the Defluviitalea raffinosedens genome:
- a CDS encoding HsdM family class I SAM-dependent methyltransferase — translation MIDSIKDHNRQRVIEGNPDLKILPLSFETLELYLERLAKSEADLYPISSLINLFSNFNSFVDDLRIKKLLQQIIFPNDFDFEQKILQEEKDRDSETLNNLVKDLIKLENYMRENGVATGGAAINALIYLVFVKLYEEKRERENGDQNRFSNVKSFEKYIRNVSGRIRNQKRAIHELFRSIKDEAQFVESGMFTNTDNFPDSLNDDFIMEKVLPIFSQYNFLGTTVDALGAVYEVLALRSEKDVKVGQFFTPEKVVKFMVKMAELSPDDYVLDPACGTGRFLIHAMDDMISKINEPTTTKRDKKKNKIQQKQLFGADIDMRIAKIAKMNMWIHGDGKSNIKGEVNGITLHRNIKGFNDDVGCDNSFDVILTNPPLGELNYQTATFTDLGDVKERLMRIPILPIKNKTKEKRDTIAQRIEVHRRELEEMIDLKNKAELDRSLSKKELNSLKRKIENKIRTIENNQSQLSEIESQIASGNCEIEVTGNTMKGGALFLTAIWHYLKNNTEKSELPEWRGGKLLTILDEGILNTDNYKHVRDYIKTHFYIKAIISLTRDAFVPVSKTSTKTSILYAIKKTDLTAIQREPIFFAHVDKVGVDTKGKECENHLDKILEEYFAFKIAVINSYKGLEFRRDIFESLYTGGNK, via the coding sequence ATGATTGATAGCATTAAAGACCATAATCGTCAAAGAGTAATTGAAGGAAATCCTGATTTGAAAATATTACCACTATCATTTGAAACATTAGAGCTGTATTTAGAGCGTTTAGCAAAGAGTGAAGCAGACTTGTATCCAATAAGTAGCCTTATCAATTTGTTTTCAAATTTTAATAGTTTTGTAGATGATTTACGAATAAAAAAACTATTACAACAAATAATTTTCCCTAATGATTTTGATTTTGAGCAAAAAATATTACAAGAAGAAAAAGATAGAGATAGTGAAACCCTTAATAATTTAGTAAAAGACTTAATCAAACTTGAAAATTATATGCGAGAAAATGGCGTTGCTACTGGAGGTGCTGCGATTAATGCATTAATATATCTTGTATTTGTAAAACTATATGAAGAAAAAAGAGAAAGAGAAAATGGAGACCAGAATCGCTTTTCAAATGTTAAATCCTTTGAAAAATATATAAGAAATGTTAGTGGGAGAATACGTAATCAAAAAAGAGCAATACACGAATTGTTTAGATCGATAAAGGATGAAGCGCAATTCGTTGAATCAGGAATGTTCACAAACACTGATAATTTTCCTGATTCTTTGAATGATGACTTTATTATGGAAAAAGTCCTGCCAATATTTAGTCAATATAATTTTCTAGGAACTACTGTAGATGCATTAGGAGCTGTTTATGAAGTTCTGGCCTTAAGATCTGAAAAAGATGTAAAAGTTGGCCAGTTTTTTACTCCTGAAAAAGTAGTAAAATTTATGGTAAAAATGGCTGAGTTAAGTCCAGATGATTATGTCCTTGATCCCGCATGTGGAACTGGGCGGTTTTTGATACACGCGATGGATGATATGATCTCAAAAATAAATGAACCCACAACTACCAAGCGCGATAAAAAGAAGAATAAAATTCAACAAAAACAATTGTTTGGCGCTGATATTGACATGAGAATTGCTAAAATTGCAAAAATGAATATGTGGATACATGGAGATGGAAAATCGAATATCAAAGGTGAGGTTAATGGAATAACACTACATCGTAATATTAAAGGTTTTAATGATGATGTGGGCTGTGATAATAGTTTTGATGTTATTTTAACGAATCCCCCTTTGGGTGAGCTAAACTATCAGACAGCAACTTTTACTGATTTGGGTGATGTAAAAGAACGATTGATGCGCATTCCAATATTGCCAATTAAAAATAAGACTAAAGAAAAAAGAGATACTATTGCACAAAGAATAGAAGTACATAGACGTGAACTTGAAGAAATGATTGATTTAAAAAATAAAGCAGAATTAGATAGAAGTTTAAGCAAAAAAGAGTTAAATTCATTAAAGAGAAAAATTGAAAATAAAATACGAACTATAGAGAATAATCAATCTCAGTTGTCCGAAATAGAATCTCAAATAGCTTCTGGAAATTGTGAAATTGAGGTTACAGGTAATACAATGAAAGGAGGAGCTTTATTTTTAACAGCCATTTGGCACTATTTAAAAAATAATACAGAAAAAAGTGAATTACCAGAATGGCGTGGAGGTAAATTGCTCACCATTTTAGATGAAGGCATTCTTAATACGGACAATTATAAACATGTTCGTGACTATATAAAAACGCACTTTTATATTAAAGCTATAATATCTTTAACTAGAGATGCTTTCGTTCCTGTATCAAAGACTTCAACTAAAACTTCTATTCTCTATGCAATTAAGAAAACAGACCTAACAGCTATACAAAGAGAACCCATATTTTTTGCTCACGTTGATAAAGTTGGGGTTGATACAAAAGGAAAGGAATGTGAAAATCATTTAGATAAAATATTAGAAGAATATTTTGCTTTTAAAATTGCTGTAATTAATTCATATAAAGGACTTGAGTTTAGAAGAGATATTTTTGAATCACTTTATACTGGAGGAAATAAATAA
- a CDS encoding restriction endonuclease subunit S, producing the protein MYTSDIAPSDSFNFIQIGSIDWKGNIDSETDYKIDSQFLESLDESSIIRKNDLLLAATGATIGKVGIYKSDEPSIACADLLTIRLKDERLAEIIHFFLLSDYGKEQIIRNIFGSTNGHIKSADIENILVPRIDDNLIKSFYQEIVPQINYYYTIKEKEKKLLLEIDATILSELNWKANFNTFPVSEYTHSFFRYPSEINSRLDTLYNDIIFDFLYKNIEASPYDFFELSKFVDLRLELRNPQNEPEQYFDYVDIGSIDTTYGIIYPTRMQGNEATSSRMRQVMYANDILVSTTRPTRRAIATVTDYLDNQICSTGFAVLIPKRDVIGEFLFHILRSEIVTAQFERLCSGSGYPAINKENDVLRVLVPEVNKDEQDRILSKITAKLQLAKSMGDEAEKIWHKGLNRFENLVIRK; encoded by the coding sequence ATGTATACAAGCGACATTGCGCCAAGTGATAGTTTTAATTTTATACAAATTGGCTCTATAGATTGGAAAGGAAACATTGATAGCGAGACAGACTATAAAATTGATTCACAATTCCTTGAATCATTAGACGAATCTTCTATTATAAGAAAAAATGATCTGCTTCTTGCTGCTACAGGAGCTACTATTGGAAAAGTAGGAATATATAAATCCGATGAACCAAGTATTGCATGTGCTGATCTATTAACTATAAGATTAAAAGATGAAAGGTTAGCAGAAATAATACACTTTTTTTTGCTTTCCGATTATGGCAAGGAACAAATTATAAGAAATATATTTGGCTCTACTAATGGGCATATTAAGAGTGCTGATATAGAAAATATTCTTGTGCCCAGAATTGATGACAATTTGATTAAATCATTTTATCAAGAGATAGTTCCTCAAATAAACTATTATTATACAATTAAAGAAAAAGAAAAAAAATTATTATTAGAAATAGATGCTACCATATTAAGTGAATTAAACTGGAAAGCAAATTTTAATACATTTCCAGTATCCGAATACACACATAGCTTTTTTAGATATCCGTCAGAAATTAATTCCAGATTAGATACCTTGTATAACGATATTATATTTGATTTTCTTTATAAAAATATTGAAGCATCTCCATATGATTTTTTTGAATTATCAAAGTTTGTTGATTTAAGATTGGAGCTTCGAAATCCACAAAATGAACCTGAACAATATTTTGATTATGTTGATATTGGTAGTATAGATACAACTTACGGAATAATATATCCGACAAGAATGCAAGGAAATGAAGCAACAAGTTCTAGAATGCGTCAAGTTATGTATGCTAATGATATTCTTGTTTCGACAACGAGACCAACTAGAAGAGCAATTGCCACAGTGACTGATTATCTAGACAATCAGATATGTTCTACTGGTTTTGCAGTATTAATTCCAAAAAGGGATGTAATTGGGGAATTTCTATTTCATATACTCCGAAGTGAAATTGTAACTGCTCAGTTTGAAAGGTTATGTAGCGGATCTGGATACCCAGCAATTAATAAAGAAAATGATGTACTTCGGGTTCTAGTACCTGAAGTTAATAAAGATGAACAGGATAGAATTCTTTCTAAAATAACAGCAAAACTTCAACTCGCAAAAAGTATGGGAGACGAAGCAGAAAAAATATGGCATAAAGGTTTGAATAGGTTTGAAAATTTAGTTATAAGGAAGTGA
- a CDS encoding CPBP family intramembrane glutamic endopeptidase, translating into MINSKSNQTGLSILAIALLLIFQQFASKVGNLIANCFDYRAIDEYGIFAYVSVHHIVQMLIALLAIIILNKKYKIDFGFSLGDKKLGIKYLLVFTVAVLIFTLISYGIRFFSNQIIKYDYPLNVKNVLGTLGFQLLLSGTSEEVLFRALPIGILTFRIGSNNEKKFTKLNLSYEVIIAAVLFSIAHIRWTINPFSIDMNYLQLIYCFVLGIVYGKAYQESNSVIYPMLMHSISNVIMVGLGYIFSTISA; encoded by the coding sequence ATGATAAACAGCAAAAGCAATCAAACAGGGTTAAGTATACTAGCAATAGCCTTACTATTAATATTCCAGCAATTCGCGAGTAAAGTTGGAAATTTAATTGCTAACTGTTTTGATTACAGGGCAATAGATGAATATGGTATTTTTGCATATGTATCCGTACATCATATTGTACAGATGCTAATAGCGTTATTAGCTATTATAATACTTAATAAAAAATATAAAATTGATTTTGGTTTTAGTTTGGGAGATAAGAAATTAGGAATAAAGTATTTGTTAGTTTTTACAGTTGCTGTACTTATATTTACCCTAATCTCATATGGGATTAGATTTTTTAGTAATCAAATTATAAAATATGATTATCCGTTAAATGTGAAAAATGTTCTAGGCACATTAGGGTTCCAACTATTGTTGTCAGGGACATCAGAAGAAGTTTTATTTCGTGCTTTACCTATAGGGATTCTCACATTCCGAATTGGCAGTAATAATGAGAAAAAATTTACAAAACTGAACTTGTCCTATGAGGTTATTATAGCAGCAGTATTGTTTTCAATTGCACATATTAGATGGACTATCAATCCATTTTCAATAGATATGAATTACCTTCAGCTGATATACTGCTTTGTTCTTGGGATAGTCTATGGAAAAGCATATCAAGAAAGTAACAGTGTTATATATCCAATGCTAATGCATAGTATTTCAAATGTTATTATGGTAGGTCTTGGATACATATTTTCAACTATAAGTGCTTAG
- a CDS encoding rhomboid family intramembrane serine protease, whose product MKGKMMGKHREGIFIGKGTLAIILINIVLFIALSVAPSLRENLLLNHEMSVILEKPWTLITVFLSHEAFIHLAFNMGIFFLFGPNLEKIANAKTVTIVYFIAGLIGSITLLFTRLIAQRAGLIAGASAAVFGIVGTFATLRPNTVLLGSKAKQWMWVLVIITVILAVLNPQTLDSAVAHVIGVVVGIIYGYWLKNKEDKKAKC is encoded by the coding sequence ATGAAGGGGAAAATGATGGGAAAGCATAGAGAAGGTATTTTTATAGGGAAAGGGACATTAGCTATTATACTTATAAATATAGTTTTATTTATTGCTTTAAGTGTAGCTCCTAGCCTTAGAGAGAATTTATTGCTGAATCATGAGATGTCTGTAATACTAGAAAAACCTTGGACATTAATAACTGTGTTTTTATCCCATGAAGCGTTTATTCATCTTGCTTTTAATATGGGTATATTTTTCTTATTTGGACCAAATTTGGAAAAGATAGCAAATGCAAAAACAGTAACGATAGTTTACTTTATAGCAGGGCTGATAGGTAGTATAACACTTCTATTTACTAGATTAATAGCTCAACGGGCAGGGCTTATAGCGGGAGCTTCCGCTGCAGTTTTTGGAATAGTAGGTACATTTGCAACATTGAGACCTAATACTGTATTATTAGGCTCAAAGGCTAAGCAGTGGATGTGGGTATTAGTTATCATAACTGTGATTTTAGCAGTTTTGAACCCTCAAACATTAGATAGTGCTGTTGCTCATGTCATAGGGGTAGTTGTCGGGATAATCTATGGCTATTGGCTTAAAAACAAAGAAGATAAGAAAGCTAAATGTTAG
- a CDS encoding nitrilase-related carbon-nitrogen hydrolase, translated as MNGITVGIRICFEVRFPEYFRELYCQNTDLNVILFYDVSDNNDTDRYNLLKTHLQTRAVENICPILSVSSIAPFQTASTMFVGKSGQIIIECNRNHENLMVCSF; from the coding sequence ATCAATGGTATTACTGTAGGAATACGGATATGTTTTGAAGTGCGATTTCCCGAGTATTTCAGAGAATTGTATTGCCAAAATACAGATTTAAATGTTATTCTGTTTTACGATGTTTCTGATAATAACGATACTGACAGATATAATTTACTAAAAACACATTTGCAAACTAGAGCGGTAGAAAATATTTGTCCGATACTATCGGTAAGTTCAATTGCACCATTTCAGACAGCTTCCACGATGTTTGTTGGAAAATCCGGACAGATAATTATTGAGTGCAACAGAAATCATGAAAATTTAATGGTATGTAGTTTTTAA
- a CDS encoding nitrilase-related carbon-nitrogen hydrolase has translation MLFRVIFDGITVLSKKLYMKPAIKGVSLLVFPECCLAGYPPLSIPNTDSVDFELVDNLLVKLQTISNETGIGLVIGTICSEGNSIFNRAVIFRPGTPMTSYDKQPYGVGIKRTLKKVISTAFSKSMVLL, from the coding sequence TTGCTGTTTCGGGTGATATTCGACGGAATTACAGTATTATCAAAAAAGCTATATATGAAGCCAGCCATCAAAGGTGTTAGTCTGTTAGTGTTTCCGGAATGTTGTTTGGCAGGATATCCGCCTTTGAGTATTCCAAACACCGATTCTGTTGATTTTGAGTTGGTGGATAATTTGCTTGTCAAACTGCAAACAATTTCTAATGAAACAGGGATAGGTTTAGTTATCGGTACGATATGTAGTGAGGGTAATTCTATTTTTAACAGAGCCGTAATTTTTCGTCCGGGAACGCCGATGACATCTTATGATAAACAGCCCTATGGGGTTGGGATAAAGAGAACTTTGAAAAAGGTAATAAGCACGGCGTTTTCAAAATCAATGGTATTACTGTAG
- the rlmD gene encoding 23S rRNA (uracil(1939)-C(5))-methyltransferase RlmD has product MPKKNEIYETIIEDVIFPNKGIAYIDDQKVIIKDAIKGQKVKVKITKKRRDKIEASILEVLERAPIEKEAACPHFGICGGCTYQTLPYEEQLKLKQNQVKRLLDNAGIEGYEFLDIVPSPSEYSYRNKMEFSFGDVEKDGDLALGMHKKGSFYEMVTVEGCQIVDEDFTKIMMTVLEYFKERKIPFYHNRRHEGYLRHLVVRKSAKLGEILVNLVTSSQMEVDLSGLVQEILEIKLEGEVKGILHTINDSLADVVQSEETRILYGQDYFMEEILGLKFKISAFSFFQTNSFGAERLYSVVRDFAGSTKDKIIFDLYCGTGTIAQIMADVSKKVIGIEIVEEAVKAAKENAKLNGLHNCEFIAGDVLTKVDELKDKPDLIILDPPRDGIHPKAIHKIINFGAPQMVYVSCKPTSLARDLKVFVENGYKVEKVRCVDMFPHTNHAECVALMCLDTRECSAGEL; this is encoded by the coding sequence ATGCCTAAGAAAAATGAAATCTATGAAACCATTATAGAAGATGTAATATTTCCGAACAAAGGTATCGCCTATATAGATGATCAAAAAGTAATCATAAAAGATGCAATCAAAGGCCAAAAAGTAAAAGTTAAGATTACCAAAAAACGCAGAGACAAAATAGAAGCATCGATTTTAGAAGTTTTGGAAAGAGCGCCTATAGAAAAAGAAGCCGCTTGCCCCCATTTTGGAATATGTGGAGGATGTACTTATCAAACCTTGCCTTATGAAGAGCAACTCAAGCTTAAACAAAATCAAGTAAAAAGATTGCTGGACAATGCAGGGATAGAAGGATATGAGTTTCTGGATATCGTACCCAGCCCATCAGAATATTCCTATCGCAATAAAATGGAATTCTCCTTTGGAGACGTAGAAAAAGACGGGGACTTAGCTCTAGGGATGCATAAAAAGGGCAGTTTCTACGAAATGGTTACTGTAGAAGGCTGCCAAATCGTAGATGAAGATTTTACAAAGATTATGATGACAGTACTCGAGTACTTTAAGGAAAGAAAAATACCTTTTTATCATAATAGAAGACATGAAGGATATCTTCGACATTTAGTCGTGCGAAAAAGCGCAAAATTAGGAGAAATCTTAGTTAACTTAGTTACCAGTTCACAGATGGAAGTGGACTTATCAGGCTTAGTTCAAGAAATACTTGAAATTAAACTTGAAGGCGAAGTTAAAGGAATACTTCATACCATTAATGACAGTCTGGCCGATGTGGTGCAAAGTGAAGAAACCCGCATTCTTTACGGACAAGATTACTTTATGGAAGAAATCCTGGGCCTTAAGTTCAAAATATCCGCCTTTTCCTTCTTCCAGACGAATTCCTTTGGTGCAGAAAGACTTTATTCTGTCGTAAGAGATTTTGCCGGTTCCACAAAAGATAAAATCATATTCGACTTATACTGCGGAACAGGAACCATCGCGCAAATCATGGCGGACGTTTCAAAAAAAGTTATAGGCATTGAAATCGTGGAAGAAGCAGTAAAAGCAGCCAAAGAAAACGCCAAATTAAATGGCCTTCATAATTGCGAATTCATCGCTGGAGACGTGCTGACAAAAGTAGATGAACTAAAAGACAAGCCAGATTTAATCATCCTGGATCCACCCCGGGATGGTATCCATCCCAAAGCCATCCATAAAATCATCAACTTCGGCGCCCCACAGATGGTATACGTATCCTGCAAACCGACATCTTTGGCAAGGGATTTGAAAGTGTTTGTAGAGAACGGTTATAAAGTAGAAAAAGTACGATGTGTAGACATGTTCCCCCACACGAATCATGCTGAGTGTGTGGCATTGATGTGCCTCGATACTAGAGAGTGTAGTGCCGGAGAGTTATAA
- a CDS encoding YebC/PmpR family DNA-binding transcriptional regulator — translation MSGHSKFANIKHKKEKADAKKGKIFTKIGREIAVAVKEGGPDPANNAKLRDVIAKAKSNNMPNDTIERSIKKAAGDVSGVSYEPITYEGYGPSGVAVIVEVLTDNKNRTAANVRHAFSKGGGNLGTTGCVSFMFDKKGQIIIERSDDIDEDELMMLALDAGAEDFNVEEEGYEVLTAPEDFSAVREALEKAGIKMASAEIAMIPQTTTTLTDEQDIKKMRILLDLLEDDDDVQEVYHNWDEPEEE, via the coding sequence ATGTCGGGACATTCTAAGTTTGCGAACATAAAGCACAAAAAAGAAAAAGCTGATGCTAAGAAGGGTAAAATATTTACAAAAATCGGTAGAGAGATTGCAGTTGCAGTTAAGGAAGGCGGTCCAGATCCTGCGAATAATGCAAAATTAAGAGATGTCATTGCAAAGGCAAAATCAAACAATATGCCTAATGATACAATAGAAAGAAGTATTAAGAAAGCAGCGGGAGATGTATCTGGAGTTAGTTATGAACCTATTACTTATGAAGGTTACGGTCCCAGTGGAGTAGCCGTTATAGTAGAAGTATTAACAGATAATAAAAATCGTACGGCAGCCAATGTTCGCCATGCTTTCTCAAAAGGCGGAGGGAACCTGGGCACTACCGGATGCGTATCATTCATGTTTGATAAAAAAGGTCAAATCATCATCGAAAGAAGCGACGATATCGATGAAGATGAGCTGATGATGCTTGCTTTGGATGCCGGAGCAGAAGACTTTAATGTAGAAGAAGAAGGATATGAAGTTTTAACAGCTCCTGAAGACTTTTCTGCTGTAAGAGAAGCACTTGAAAAAGCAGGCATTAAGATGGCATCAGCAGAAATAGCAATGATTCCTCAGACAACAACAACATTAACAGATGAACAAGACATAAAGAAAATGAGGATTTTATTAGATCTTCTTGAAGATGACGATGATGTTCAAGAGGTGTACCACAACTGGGACGAACCAGAGGAAGAGTAG
- a CDS encoding YjjG family noncanonical pyrimidine nucleotidase, with protein MIKAIFFDLDNTLWDHDKAQRRTIERVYEYLIQLHPIPDDQDTFARIYDGCNAKVWDAYKKGELKHEEVRINRFIDLLGRYNIADRDLAITLNELYLSIYPTWTFLVEGAKELLDELTERYPLGIITNGFSETQVMKIDRSGLKQYFKWIVYSGEVGKAKPHPEIFAYAMNQAHILHEEALFIGDDFGADIIGAKDAGMKTIWFNPKGKEEPEKDQYADYTVSSLKEISDIVKSLESC; from the coding sequence ATGATTAAAGCTATTTTCTTTGACCTGGATAATACTTTATGGGATCATGACAAAGCGCAGAGAAGAACCATAGAAAGGGTATATGAATATTTAATACAACTTCATCCCATTCCGGATGATCAAGATACATTTGCCAGAATCTATGATGGCTGCAATGCTAAGGTATGGGACGCCTATAAAAAAGGAGAGCTAAAACATGAAGAAGTACGGATCAATCGTTTTATAGATTTATTGGGGCGTTATAATATTGCAGATCGGGATTTAGCTATCACATTAAATGAGCTTTATTTATCCATATATCCTACATGGACTTTTTTAGTTGAGGGGGCAAAAGAATTATTAGATGAATTAACAGAAAGATATCCTTTGGGGATCATTACAAATGGTTTTTCCGAAACTCAAGTCATGAAAATAGACCGATCAGGGTTAAAGCAATACTTTAAATGGATTGTATATTCTGGAGAGGTGGGAAAAGCAAAGCCCCATCCGGAGATATTTGCCTATGCCATGAATCAGGCTCATATATTACATGAAGAAGCTCTGTTTATCGGAGATGATTTTGGGGCAGATATTATAGGTGCAAAAGATGCAGGGATGAAAACCATATGGTTTAATCCTAAAGGGAAAGAAGAGCCAGAAAAAGACCAGTATGCTGACTATACCGTTTCAAGCCTGAAAGAAATAAGCGATATTGTCAAATCGCTAGAATCATGCTAA
- a CDS encoding stalk domain-containing protein: MKKLVHRLFIFTFIMMICQTTVFASYTYSNEMFDGRKYYHTYYLYVNNTEITTPVMTRKNHIPYIPLKAVVTAMGDSCTMSNNQIIVTKKDKTKIVMKPNSIYLTVNGKIEQFLYKQDDWNEYANYYPIIKNNTFYVPFTYTFSRIFGYEVHQERKNGPSTSNSISEIISIYIGKAPERFYTPSAYPYVYQYELPTQSPWGDSKISLLPVKDFSQFNTRHTTKNPIKDFLHFYDTMPNFICSPPREYPGFSTVPYKQRWANFADELRNGTYKVDYTLYGYDAYGIYDVAQSNIYINQSADQVTIGLNGFAYKTWGQRLGDDKVLTEIYDFNSAAAIHSILSYYMPNEGEKLFDKLRNDEFYWEQPVKYAKDQCTVTIRHTTGPTVIHIQWDK; the protein is encoded by the coding sequence ATGAAAAAATTGGTGCATAGGTTGTTTATATTCACTTTCATCATGATGATCTGTCAAACTACCGTCTTTGCGTCATATACCTACTCAAATGAAATGTTTGACGGCAGAAAGTATTATCATACGTATTATCTATATGTAAATAATACTGAAATTACAACACCGGTTATGACAAGGAAAAATCACATTCCATATATACCATTAAAAGCGGTTGTAACTGCAATGGGTGATTCTTGCACTATGTCCAATAATCAAATCATCGTAACAAAAAAGGACAAAACAAAGATCGTAATGAAACCCAATTCTATTTACTTAACTGTAAATGGCAAAATTGAGCAATTCCTTTATAAGCAAGATGATTGGAATGAGTATGCCAATTACTACCCAATAATTAAAAACAATACTTTTTATGTGCCGTTTACTTATACATTTTCCAGGATCTTCGGTTATGAAGTGCATCAAGAAAGAAAAAACGGGCCGTCTACCTCCAATTCTATCAGTGAAATTATATCCATTTATATCGGGAAGGCACCAGAAAGATTTTATACCCCTTCAGCATATCCTTACGTATACCAATATGAATTGCCGACCCAGTCACCTTGGGGAGATTCAAAGATTAGCCTTCTTCCGGTTAAAGATTTTAGTCAGTTTAATACCAGACATACGACTAAAAATCCTATAAAAGATTTTCTTCACTTTTATGATACTATGCCCAATTTCATATGCAGTCCTCCAAGAGAGTATCCCGGCTTTAGTACTGTACCTTACAAGCAAAGATGGGCTAATTTTGCTGATGAATTAAGAAATGGAACATATAAAGTCGACTACACTCTTTATGGGTATGATGCTTATGGAATATATGATGTAGCGCAAAGCAATATCTATATTAATCAATCTGCCGATCAAGTCACCATAGGTTTGAATGGATTTGCATATAAGACCTGGGGGCAAAGATTAGGAGATGACAAAGTTCTGACTGAAATATATGATTTTAATTCTGCTGCTGCAATTCATTCGATTCTTAGCTATTACATGCCTAATGAAGGAGAAAAATTATTTGACAAACTGAGAAATGATGAGTTTTATTGGGAACAGCCTGTAAAATATGCTAAAGATCAATGTACTGTGACCATCAGGCATACGACCGGACCTACTGTCATTCATATACAATGGGACAAATAA
- the cysK gene encoding cysteine synthase A, translated as MSKVYNSITELIGNTPIVRLNKLVDADSADVYVKLEWYNPGSSVKDRIALNMIEAAEKAGKIKPGDTIVEPTSGNTGIGLAMIGAAKGYKVVLTMPETMSLERRKLLKAFGAELYLTPGAEGMTGAINKAKELVEKEGYFMPQQFENPANPEIHRQTTAKEILEAMGTDLDAFVSGVGTGGTITGCGQVLKEAIPNIEIVAVEPAKSAVLSGEKKGPHLIQGIGAGFVPQVLDTKIYDSIEKIADEEALETARRMAKEEGILVGISSGAAVAAALKVAKRLGKGKKVLAISPSYGERYLSTALFNQD; from the coding sequence ATGAGTAAAGTGTATAATTCAATCACTGAACTAATAGGAAATACACCTATAGTAAGACTAAATAAGTTAGTAGATGCAGACAGTGCGGATGTTTATGTGAAACTGGAATGGTATAATCCTGGAAGCAGTGTAAAAGACAGAATTGCTCTTAATATGATCGAAGCAGCAGAAAAAGCAGGAAAAATTAAGCCAGGTGACACAATTGTAGAACCTACCAGCGGAAATACTGGAATAGGATTGGCGATGATTGGGGCAGCTAAAGGATATAAGGTTGTATTAACCATGCCTGAGACCATGAGTTTGGAAAGAAGAAAACTTTTAAAAGCATTCGGCGCGGAACTCTATTTAACTCCTGGTGCAGAAGGAATGACAGGAGCAATCAATAAAGCTAAGGAATTAGTAGAAAAAGAAGGCTACTTCATGCCACAGCAATTTGAAAACCCTGCAAATCCTGAAATTCACCGCCAAACGACTGCAAAAGAAATTCTTGAGGCTATGGGTACGGATTTGGATGCTTTTGTATCAGGTGTAGGAACCGGTGGAACCATTACAGGCTGCGGCCAGGTATTAAAAGAAGCTATTCCTAATATAGAAATCGTAGCAGTGGAACCTGCAAAATCCGCTGTATTATCAGGAGAAAAGAAGGGACCACACTTGATTCAGGGAATCGGTGCAGGATTTGTTCCACAAGTATTGGATACCAAAATATATGATTCTATTGAAAAGATTGCAGACGAAGAGGCATTGGAAACAGCAAGAAGAATGGCAAAAGAAGAAGGTATCCTTGTAGGAATCTCTTCTGGTGCTGCTGTTGCTGCTGCTTTAAAAGTTGCCAAAAGACTTGGCAAAGGCAAGAAAGTATTAGCGATTTCCCCAAGCTACGGAGAAAGATATCTGAGTACAGCATTATTTAATCAAGACTAA